The Treponema pectinovorum genome includes a window with the following:
- a CDS encoding DNA adenine methylase produces the protein MDFDSPYLTKQIIAYIGNKRKLLSLIYKALEESGIDFSKQLKFADLFSGSAVVSRFAKFLGFEVHCNDWEPYAKIIAEGCVKADKKSLKNFFNTDEEFLSFLNKMNSLPCPQDKDCYIAKYYAPKSDDILEADYKTERLFYTRQNALAIDKIRNHIEKEFPETSPKNEVLRNVLIANLLYEAATHTNTSGVFKAFHKEFGGHGKDALKRILSPIKLNLPELIDGKAPVFVYNEDANCLVKKLPKMDVVYLDPPYNQHQYGSNYHILNTIACWDKIPEPLELNEKGVLKNKAGIRSDWIKTRSKYCYKDTAVAAFSELIKNINADLILISYSSDGIIPFEQMKKIALERGYVSIVTSTYTTYRGGKQSNSRVNADIEFILVIDTQRKALKECEEKIDRIILEKKVLMLLKRRFYRHRLEREFDSFTDEKAILKLGNKKIEFPCKDKFTLGIPENFYSFNSDKLFKILTVLEKTICTTKKEELEQLLLLCTEKNGNEKKYIRLVPATLKKLAQKKYKQIFYEELKNIKNALESRPDLYSFIEPKILEIKTIAEIRFNT, from the coding sequence ATGGATTTTGATTCGCCTTATTTAACCAAACAGATAATCGCATACATTGGAAACAAACGAAAATTGCTTTCTTTAATTTATAAGGCGTTAGAAGAATCTGGAATTGATTTTTCAAAACAACTGAAATTTGCAGATTTATTCAGCGGAAGTGCAGTTGTAAGCAGATTTGCAAAATTTTTGGGATTTGAAGTTCATTGCAACGACTGGGAACCTTATGCAAAAATCATTGCAGAAGGCTGTGTAAAAGCGGACAAAAAATCACTTAAAAATTTTTTTAATACCGATGAAGAGTTTTTATCTTTTCTTAATAAAATGAATTCTCTTCCTTGCCCACAGGATAAAGACTGTTACATCGCAAAATATTACGCTCCAAAAAGCGATGATATCCTGGAAGCGGATTATAAGACCGAGCGTCTTTTTTATACGCGACAAAATGCACTTGCCATAGATAAAATTCGAAATCATATCGAAAAAGAATTTCCTGAAACCTCTCCAAAAAATGAGGTTTTGCGCAACGTTCTGATTGCAAATTTATTGTACGAGGCGGCAACTCATACAAATACGAGCGGAGTTTTTAAGGCTTTTCATAAAGAATTTGGCGGTCATGGGAAAGATGCTCTAAAGCGAATTTTATCGCCTATAAAATTGAATCTGCCAGAATTGATTGACGGCAAGGCTCCAGTTTTTGTGTATAACGAAGACGCAAATTGCTTGGTCAAAAAACTTCCAAAAATGGATGTCGTTTATTTAGACCCTCCATATAACCAACACCAATACGGGAGCAACTATCACATTTTAAATACGATTGCATGTTGGGATAAAATTCCAGAACCTCTTGAACTTAACGAGAAAGGTGTTTTAAAAAATAAAGCAGGGATTCGCTCCGATTGGATAAAAACTCGCTCAAAATATTGCTATAAGGACACAGCCGTGGCAGCATTCAGCGAGCTGATTAAAAACATAAATGCAGATTTAATTTTGATAAGTTACAGTTCCGACGGAATAATTCCATTTGAGCAGATGAAAAAAATCGCTTTGGAAAGGGGTTATGTTTCAATCGTAACCAGCACTTATACTACATATCGCGGTGGCAAACAGAGCAACAGCCGTGTTAATGCGGATATAGAATTCATACTCGTAATAGACACACAACGAAAAGCTTTAAAAGAATGTGAAGAAAAAATCGACAGGATAATTTTAGAAAAAAAAGTTTTAATGCTTTTAAAGCGAAGATTTTATCGACACCGTTTGGAAAGAGAATTCGACAGTTTTACAGATGAAAAAGCGATTTTAAAATTAGGAAATAAAAAAATTGAATTTCCATGTAAAGATAAATTTACGCTTGGAATTCCAGAAAATTTTTATTCATTTAATAGCGATAAACTTTTTAAAATACTTACTGTTCTTGAAAAAACGATTTGCACTACAAAAAAAGAAGAACTTGAACAACTCCTTTTGCTTTGTACAGAAAAAAATGGGAATGAAAAAAAGTATATTCGCCTTGTTCCTGCAACATTAAAAAAATTGGCACAAAAAAAATATAAGCAAATATTTTACGAAGAGTTAAAAAATATAAAAAACGCATTGGAATCAAGACCAGACTTGTATTCTTTTATAGAACCAAAAATTTTAGAAATAAAAACTATTGCAGAAATTCGATTTAATACTTGA
- a CDS encoding glycoside hydrolase family 43 protein: MYKNPIILCDYSDPDVIRVGEDFFLVASSFNFTPGLPILTSKNLVDWKLVNYAVENIPIARYKYPQNAEGIWAPSFAYHDGMYYITVGFPDEGIYITQTENILGKWSPLKEIFHAKGFIDPCLFWDEDGKAYIVHAYARSRCGFNSKIGILDFDDKNLVCTGEDRFIFDGTKTQPTIEGPKVYKRNGYYYIFAPAGGVTDGWQTVLRSKNIEGPYEEKIVLEQGSTEINGPHQGALVTTALGEDWFIHFQERGIYGRVVNLEPVAWRNNWPLVGSSVKTGVWPGEPVEKYLYPKVKKSKLFDSNITIKNVRAFEGASLEWQWNGNHDDSFATQVGPQNKAAESFRLNVLNVSSQFQNGFPVLWNSSNVLSQKIKYESFYFTASAVLKELPQKCRAGMIFAGEEYASVAVERTFNGFDLVYIESQNKELTDEVRTEKEKIRIPIKLSKANQTVKFRMDFIPFSIYAGAVQFSVESGVFFKTFKWKSEYFGTENAHWVGGRFGLYAVGDVFGNVLFYDVKVRH; encoded by the coding sequence ATGTACAAAAATCCTATCATTCTATGTGATTATTCCGATCCTGATGTCATTAGAGTTGGCGAAGACTTTTTTTTAGTTGCTTCTAGTTTTAATTTTACTCCAGGACTTCCTATTTTAACCTCTAAAAATTTGGTTGACTGGAAACTCGTTAATTATGCTGTGGAAAATATCCCGATTGCTCGCTATAAATATCCTCAAAATGCAGAAGGAATTTGGGCACCGTCTTTTGCGTATCACGATGGAATGTATTATATTACTGTAGGGTTCCCAGACGAAGGAATTTATATCACTCAAACAGAAAATATTTTGGGGAAGTGGTCGCCTTTAAAAGAGATTTTTCATGCAAAAGGTTTTATAGATCCTTGTTTATTTTGGGATGAAGATGGAAAAGCTTATATTGTTCACGCTTATGCAAGGAGCCGATGTGGTTTTAACAGCAAGATAGGAATTTTGGATTTTGATGATAAAAATTTGGTTTGTACTGGTGAAGACCGTTTTATTTTTGATGGAACAAAAACTCAACCTACAATCGAAGGGCCAAAAGTTTATAAGCGAAACGGATATTATTATATTTTTGCTCCAGCAGGTGGAGTTACAGACGGATGGCAAACTGTATTGCGCTCTAAAAATATAGAAGGCCCTTATGAAGAAAAAATTGTCTTAGAACAAGGCTCTACAGAGATAAATGGTCCTCACCAAGGTGCTTTGGTTACAACTGCACTAGGCGAAGACTGGTTTATTCATTTTCAAGAGCGGGGAATTTACGGCAGAGTTGTAAATCTTGAACCTGTTGCTTGGCGAAATAATTGGCCTTTGGTTGGGTCTTCCGTAAAAACAGGAGTATGGCCGGGCGAGCCTGTTGAAAAATATCTATATCCAAAAGTTAAAAAATCTAAATTATTTGATTCAAATATAACGATAAAAAATGTGCGTGCGTTTGAAGGAGCATCTTTGGAATGGCAATGGAATGGCAATCATGATGACAGTTTTGCAACTCAGGTTGGACCACAAAATAAAGCTGCTGAATCATTTAGATTGAATGTGCTCAATGTATCTTCGCAGTTTCAGAATGGCTTTCCAGTTTTATGGAATTCTTCAAATGTACTTTCTCAAAAAATAAAATATGAAAGTTTTTATTTTACGGCTAGTGCAGTTTTAAAAGAACTTCCGCAAAAATGTCGTGCTGGAATGATTTTTGCAGGAGAAGAATACGCTTCTGTTGCAGTAGAAAGAACTTTTAACGGTTTTGACCTTGTGTATATAGAGTCACAAAATAAAGAACTTACAGATGAAGTCCGCACAGAAAAAGAGAAAATACGAATACCGATAAAACTTTCGAAAGCAAATCAAACTGTAAAGTTTAGAATGGATTTTATACCTTTTAGCATTTATGCAGGAGCAGTTCAGTTTAGCGTTGAATCTGGAGTATTTTTTAAAACTTTTAAATGGAAAAGCGAATATTTTGGCACGGAAAACGCACATTGGGTTGGTGGCAGATTTGGGCTTTACGCAGTTGGCGATGTTTTTGGTAATGTGCTTTTTTATGATGTAAAAGTTAGGCATTAA
- a CDS encoding ABC transporter ATP-binding protein yields MEDLLKIRNLKVEFSSKQKTFQALKGINLEVKKGEFVALVGESGSGKSMTALSIMNLLPESAKITAGTIDFSGKNKSIIFQEPMTSLNPLIKIKKQIEESALVAGTERSMAEKKARELAKMTGLLDTDRILNSYPYELSGGMRQRVMIASALMTNPELLIADEPTTALDISTQNEILKIFCDLKQQFNTALLLITHDFSVVKKICERIYIMYKGQIVEQGSIEKIFSSPEHPYTQALLNSIPNAKNRNKKLPLYFEQEIIN; encoded by the coding sequence ATGGAAGATTTATTAAAGATAAGAAATTTAAAAGTTGAATTCTCATCAAAGCAAAAAACTTTTCAGGCATTAAAAGGCATAAATTTAGAAGTTAAAAAAGGTGAATTTGTGGCACTCGTCGGGGAGTCCGGCTCTGGCAAATCGATGACCGCGTTAAGCATAATGAACCTTCTCCCAGAAAGCGCAAAAATAACCGCAGGCACAATAGATTTTTCTGGCAAAAACAAATCGATAATATTTCAAGAACCAATGACAAGCCTGAATCCGCTTATAAAAATAAAAAAACAGATTGAAGAATCCGCACTGGTTGCAGGCACAGAACGTTCTATGGCAGAAAAAAAAGCGAGAGAACTTGCAAAAATGACCGGCCTTTTAGACACGGATAGAATTTTAAACAGCTATCCGTATGAACTTTCTGGCGGAATGAGGCAAAGGGTTATGATTGCAAGTGCCTTGATGACAAATCCTGAACTTTTAATTGCAGACGAACCGACTACCGCCCTCGACATTTCCACACAAAATGAAATTTTAAAAATTTTTTGCGATTTAAAACAGCAGTTCAACACGGCGCTTCTTTTGATAACTCACGATTTTTCTGTCGTAAAAAAAATCTGCGAGCGTATTTACATAATGTACAAAGGACAAATCGTAGAACAAGGCTCAATCGAAAAGATTTTTTCTTCGCCAGAACATCCTTACACGCAGGCACTTTTAAATTCGATTCCAAATGCAAAAAATCGCAATAAAAAACTCCCGCTATATTTTGAACAGGAGATAATAAATTGA
- a CDS encoding ATP-binding cassette domain-containing protein, with the protein MTETILECKNLHKSFKTKNSTIKAVDGINLSVKRGECYGLVGESGSGKSTLSSLICAIQNADSGEIIFDGQKIFDKKENSKNLFQKKRLQTSKKIKEFRKKCQIIFQDSSSSLNPKMKIASIIEEPLIIHKIAKSKKERLGLVNEMRTLVGLPPDCLEKYPSQLSGGQRQRVAIAAAMILKPEFVICDECVSALDVLIQSQILNLLKSMQKSLNLTYIFISHNLNVVAYMADRIGVMYRGKIIEEKTTDELLENPEQSYTKSLLFAAGLLDSND; encoded by the coding sequence TTGACCGAAACAATCCTGGAATGCAAAAATCTGCATAAATCTTTTAAAACAAAAAATTCCACAATAAAAGCTGTTGATGGAATAAATCTCTCTGTAAAACGCGGCGAATGTTACGGTTTGGTTGGAGAGTCGGGGTCTGGAAAATCAACTTTGAGCAGTTTGATATGCGCAATTCAAAATGCAGATTCGGGGGAAATAATTTTTGACGGACAAAAGATTTTTGATAAAAAAGAAAATTCAAAAAATCTTTTTCAAAAAAAAAGGTTGCAAACTTCAAAGAAGATAAAAGAATTCAGAAAAAAATGTCAGATAATTTTTCAGGATTCATCTTCATCACTAAACCCAAAAATGAAAATCGCTTCAATAATTGAAGAACCTTTGATAATTCATAAAATCGCAAAATCAAAAAAAGAACGGCTCGGTCTTGTAAACGAAATGAGAACGCTGGTCGGGCTTCCACCAGACTGTCTTGAAAAATATCCATCACAACTTTCTGGCGGGCAAAGGCAAAGAGTTGCAATAGCAGCTGCAATGATTTTAAAACCCGAATTTGTAATCTGCGATGAATGCGTGAGCGCGTTGGACGTTTTAATTCAATCTCAAATATTAAACTTGTTAAAATCCATGCAAAAATCATTAAATCTCACATATATTTTTATAAGCCACAATCTAAATGTTGTTGCATATATGGCCGACAGAATTGGAGTAATGTACAGAGGCAAAATAATTGAAGAAAAAACTACGGACGAACTTTTAGAAAATCCAGAACAAAGTTACACAAAATCGCTTTTATTTGCTGCTGGATTATTAGATTCAAACGACTAA